From one Oceanimonas doudoroffii genomic stretch:
- a CDS encoding AMP-binding protein, protein MSTSSHTLPLQMLYHWADASPHQTYLHQPRDGRWHEHSWSSVLEMAARLVTGLSRLGLTPGDKVAILSKNCAEWFICDFALQMGGYVSVPIYPTAGADTVNYVLEHSESRAVFVGKLDDAEQQAPGIPDGLLRLAMPYDSSIRTDHDWDSLLVHEPISERPVPEPERLMTLVYTSGSTGKPKGVMITHGAYAAACQGVLETTGLNADDRAFSYLPLAHITERVYILGSSLYAGAQVGFAQSLDSFIDNVKTISPTVFISVPRLWTNFRSGILDKVPASKLNLLLRIPLLSGLVKKKIQTGLGLDQARILGCGSAPIAPALLRWYERLGMPITEAWGMTENLAYSTLNYPFRSDKVGTVGRPGAGVEIRISEQGEVLCRCDGMMQGYYKDEEATRAALQDGWLHTGDQGRLDDDGYLTLTGRLKDAFKTAKGKYVLPVPIESQLIDNPLIEQVCVVGSGLAQPVALVQLADSAAARDRDELATALGASIEQVNHTLESHQRLGGMLVMKDAWTVENHIMTPTLKIKRHLLEQQYQDLDQRWVKGNTVLWEQDLAPS, encoded by the coding sequence ATGAGTACCTCTTCACACACACTGCCGCTGCAGATGTTGTATCACTGGGCCGACGCCAGCCCGCATCAAACCTATCTGCACCAGCCCAGGGACGGGCGCTGGCACGAACACAGCTGGAGCAGCGTGCTGGAGATGGCCGCCCGGCTGGTGACGGGACTGAGCCGGCTCGGACTGACCCCGGGCGACAAGGTGGCCATTCTCTCCAAGAACTGTGCCGAGTGGTTTATCTGCGACTTTGCCCTGCAGATGGGCGGCTATGTCAGCGTGCCCATTTATCCTACCGCCGGGGCCGATACCGTCAATTACGTGCTGGAGCACAGTGAAAGCCGGGCGGTGTTTGTCGGCAAACTCGATGATGCCGAACAGCAGGCTCCGGGCATTCCCGACGGGCTGTTGCGTCTGGCCATGCCCTATGACAGCAGCATTCGTACCGACCATGACTGGGACAGCCTGTTGGTGCACGAACCCATCAGCGAGCGGCCGGTGCCCGAGCCGGAGCGGCTGATGACCCTGGTGTATACCTCGGGCAGCACCGGCAAACCCAAGGGGGTGATGATAACCCATGGCGCTTATGCCGCCGCCTGTCAGGGGGTGCTGGAGACCACGGGGCTCAATGCGGATGACAGGGCGTTTTCCTACCTGCCGCTGGCGCACATTACCGAGCGGGTTTACATTCTCGGCTCCAGCCTCTACGCCGGCGCCCAGGTGGGCTTTGCCCAGAGCCTCGACAGTTTTATCGACAACGTCAAAACCATCTCACCCACGGTATTCATCTCTGTGCCCAGGCTCTGGACCAACTTCCGCAGCGGCATTCTCGACAAGGTGCCGGCCTCCAAATTGAACCTGCTGCTGCGCATTCCGCTGTTATCGGGTCTGGTGAAGAAAAAGATTCAGACCGGCCTTGGACTGGACCAGGCCCGTATTCTGGGCTGCGGCTCGGCGCCCATCGCCCCGGCGCTGCTGCGCTGGTACGAGCGGTTGGGCATGCCGATCACCGAGGCCTGGGGCATGACCGAAAACCTGGCCTATTCCACCCTCAACTACCCGTTTCGTTCCGACAAGGTCGGCACCGTGGGCAGACCCGGTGCCGGGGTGGAAATCCGTATTTCCGAGCAGGGTGAGGTATTGTGTCGTTGTGACGGCATGATGCAGGGATACTACAAGGATGAAGAGGCCACTCGGGCGGCGCTGCAGGATGGCTGGCTGCATACCGGCGATCAGGGCCGGCTCGACGACGACGGCTATCTGACCCTCACCGGCCGGCTCAAGGACGCCTTCAAGACCGCCAAGGGCAAATACGTGCTGCCCGTTCCTATCGAATCCCAGTTGATCGATAACCCGCTGATCGAGCAGGTGTGCGTGGTGGGCAGCGGCCTGGCCCAGCCCGTGGCACTGGTGCAGCTGGCCGACAGTGCCGCCGCCCGTGATAGGGACGAACTCGCCACTGCCCTGGGCGCCAGTATCGAGCAGGTCAATCACACCCTGGAAAGCCACCAGCGCCTGGGGGGCATGCTGGTCATGAAGGACGCCTGGACGGTGGAAAACCACATTATGACGCCCACCCTCAAGATCAAGCGGCATCTGCTGGAGCAGCAATACCAGGATCTGGATCAGCGCTGGGTCAAGGGCAACACCGTGTTATGGGAGCAGGATCTCGCGCCGTCATGA
- a CDS encoding EAL domain-containing protein codes for MSEVTTSRQSSWHVPQVQKACCCIITLLLILGLSQWFSIFRSVEFLINYVPLNIIFEVAAFAIAMMIFGMAWVTQRYRPSLQTLVIGVGFLGIGLLDLSHVLSYRVLPDFVTANTPEKSINFWLLARSLTAVLLLYVAFVPSLVNKRPGQGLRLGLLVLMLAGVAVAHLWFFYWPELVPDTFIVGQGLTDFKIHSEYVIIMAHLLAGLGLARRYLQEGYLGYLYLAASAVIMAMGEYFFSINVDFTDAYNIFGHLYKIITYCFLYRALFREMVYEPYQELDDARNRLQATLKALPDTLLEVSGAGRVLSVNARKENGEFAHWQPGTYVRDWLPAPATKVFLDALSRAERDGVVHDLRIVSERGCHLGLSVSRHEGWCYLVLCRDISAQVENEHRILHETRLNNLLLQIKRLARDDNENALLDCCAEQLAGLTASAGSLIHLCPENTPDQLPEQPRTFGASPAPWLTDGQSASPWQQAARSDQVVAWEGVSAGEGISLPVRDHQGVALVVSVFGRKEGYGEQERTTLGMVASALWSRIRQRRQDRAIHRLSKALEQNPYPVIITDAQVRIQYVNRAFTRVSGYAVDEVEGRNPSMLQSGKTDNKTYVDMWAHLHRGQPWKGELINRRRDGSCYIESASIYPITDDAGRVINYVAHKEDITQHRNNEERLRQLSQCDQLTGVLNKRAFEQQLIQQLRRSRMRGGGLSLLWLDMDNFKSVNDSLGYVAGDELLVEISNRLRAQLAPGSLIGRPLGDGFVMAVEGNEQETIALLAEQLLQGIQAPVTLNHQLLSVSASLGIATCPHDGDNAVALFKAAELAMYRAKRDGRNGLRFYAPEMQKHSERALSLATALKNAIASQELALAFQPQMDISHRRMIGAEALLRWRHPERGFVSPAEFIPLAEQNGLIVSIGWWVIDRVLEQLVALRAAGRDNISIAVNVSAAQLVQPDFVTELQARVHASGVPAQAIDIELTESVAMVNPEDTGEKMAALSAAGFRISIDDFGTGYSSMSYLKRFAIDKIKIDKSFVDEVTHKHEDKTIVNAIIHMARSLGMRTIAEGVETEEQFETLRRKGCDAIQGYWYSRPLLGEDFSAFVRAHT; via the coding sequence ATGAGTGAAGTTACCACAAGTCGGCAGTCGTCATGGCATGTTCCACAGGTACAAAAGGCCTGTTGCTGTATTATTACGCTGTTGCTGATCTTGGGGCTGTCACAGTGGTTCTCCATTTTCAGAAGCGTGGAGTTTCTGATCAACTATGTACCGCTGAACATTATTTTTGAGGTAGCGGCCTTTGCCATTGCCATGATGATCTTTGGCATGGCCTGGGTGACCCAGCGTTACCGGCCATCCTTGCAGACCCTGGTGATCGGCGTCGGTTTTCTGGGCATCGGCCTGCTCGATCTCTCCCATGTGCTGTCTTATCGAGTCCTGCCCGACTTTGTGACCGCCAACACGCCGGAAAAAAGCATCAATTTCTGGCTGCTTGCACGCAGTCTGACCGCGGTGCTGCTGTTGTATGTGGCCTTTGTGCCGTCGCTGGTCAACAAAAGGCCTGGCCAAGGGCTGCGTCTGGGGCTATTGGTGCTGATGCTGGCAGGGGTGGCAGTGGCCCACCTCTGGTTTTTCTACTGGCCCGAGCTGGTGCCGGATACCTTTATCGTCGGGCAGGGACTGACCGACTTCAAGATCCACAGTGAATACGTCATTATCATGGCGCATCTGCTGGCGGGCCTTGGCCTGGCCAGGCGCTACCTGCAGGAAGGCTACCTCGGCTACCTCTATCTGGCGGCCTCGGCCGTCATCATGGCCATGGGCGAGTATTTCTTCAGCATTAATGTGGACTTTACCGACGCCTACAATATTTTCGGGCATCTCTACAAAATAATTACTTATTGCTTTCTGTACCGAGCACTGTTTCGGGAAATGGTATACGAGCCCTATCAGGAGCTGGATGATGCCCGTAATCGGCTGCAGGCCACCCTCAAGGCCCTTCCCGATACCCTGCTGGAGGTGAGTGGGGCAGGGCGGGTGCTGTCGGTGAATGCCCGAAAAGAGAACGGTGAGTTTGCGCATTGGCAACCGGGCACGTATGTGCGTGACTGGCTGCCGGCGCCGGCCACGAAGGTGTTTTTGGATGCCCTCAGTCGCGCCGAGCGTGATGGGGTGGTGCACGATCTGCGCATTGTGTCTGAGCGGGGCTGCCACCTTGGTCTGTCGGTATCCCGCCATGAGGGATGGTGCTATCTGGTGCTATGCCGGGATATCAGCGCCCAGGTGGAAAATGAGCATCGTATTCTGCATGAAACCCGGCTCAACAACCTGTTGCTGCAGATAAAGCGCCTTGCTCGGGACGATAACGAAAACGCCTTGCTGGACTGTTGTGCCGAGCAGCTGGCTGGTCTGACCGCCAGTGCCGGCAGCCTGATCCACCTGTGTCCGGAAAATACCCCCGACCAACTGCCCGAACAGCCTCGCACCTTTGGCGCTAGCCCGGCGCCCTGGCTGACTGACGGGCAATCGGCTTCTCCCTGGCAGCAGGCCGCCCGCAGTGACCAGGTGGTTGCCTGGGAGGGAGTCTCCGCCGGCGAGGGCATCAGCCTGCCCGTGCGCGATCATCAGGGGGTGGCACTGGTTGTCAGTGTGTTCGGCAGGAAAGAAGGCTACGGCGAGCAGGAGCGAACTACCCTCGGCATGGTGGCTTCGGCGCTGTGGAGCCGTATTCGGCAGCGCCGTCAGGACAGGGCGATCCACCGGCTTTCCAAGGCCCTGGAGCAAAATCCCTATCCGGTCATCATTACCGACGCGCAGGTGCGTATTCAGTATGTTAACCGTGCTTTTACCCGGGTCAGCGGCTATGCCGTTGATGAGGTAGAAGGGCGTAATCCGAGCATGCTTCAGTCGGGCAAGACCGACAACAAAACCTATGTCGACATGTGGGCACACCTTCACCGGGGCCAGCCCTGGAAAGGCGAACTGATCAACCGCCGACGCGACGGCAGCTGCTATATCGAGAGCGCGTCCATCTACCCCATCACCGATGACGCCGGTCGGGTGATCAACTATGTGGCCCACAAGGAGGACATCACTCAGCACCGTAACAACGAGGAGCGCCTGCGTCAGCTGTCCCAGTGTGATCAACTTACCGGCGTGCTCAACAAGCGGGCCTTTGAACAACAACTTATCCAGCAGCTGCGCCGTAGCCGCATGCGTGGTGGTGGCCTATCGTTACTGTGGCTGGACATGGACAACTTCAAGTCGGTCAACGACAGCCTGGGTTATGTTGCCGGCGACGAGTTGCTGGTGGAGATCTCCAATCGGCTCCGTGCTCAGCTGGCTCCGGGTAGCCTGATAGGCAGGCCGCTGGGGGATGGCTTTGTAATGGCGGTGGAAGGCAACGAACAGGAAACGATCGCCCTGCTGGCCGAGCAGTTGCTGCAGGGCATTCAGGCACCGGTCACCCTCAACCATCAGCTTCTGTCGGTGAGCGCGTCCCTTGGCATTGCCACCTGTCCCCATGATGGCGATAACGCCGTGGCCCTGTTCAAGGCGGCGGAGCTGGCCATGTACCGAGCCAAGCGGGATGGGCGCAATGGCCTGCGCTTTTATGCTCCCGAGATGCAAAAGCACAGTGAACGGGCGCTGTCCCTGGCCACGGCGCTGAAAAATGCCATTGCCAGCCAGGAGCTGGCATTGGCATTCCAGCCCCAGATGGATATTTCTCACCGGCGCATGATCGGTGCCGAAGCCCTGTTGCGTTGGCGCCACCCTGAACGGGGCTTTGTTTCGCCCGCCGAGTTCATTCCCCTGGCCGAGCAGAACGGCCTTATCGTCAGCATTGGCTGGTGGGTCATTGATCGGGTACTGGAACAGCTGGTGGCCCTGCGCGCCGCCGGCCGGGATAATATTTCCATTGCCGTGAATGTGTCTGCCGCCCAACTGGTGCAGCCCGACTTTGTGACCGAGCTGCAGGCCAGGGTGCACGCCAGCGGCGTGCCTGCGCAGGCCATTGACATCGAGCTGACGGAATCGGTGGCCATGGTGAACCCGGAAGACACCGGTGAAAAGATGGCCGCCCTGAGTGCCGCCGGTTTTCGAATTTCCATTGACGACTTTGGCACCGGCTATTCCTCCATGAGTTACCTGAAACGCTTTGCCATCGACAAGATCAAGATCGACAAGTCGTTTGTGGACGAGGTCACCCACAAGCACGAAGACAAAACCATCGTCAACGCCATCATTCACATGGCACGCAGCCTGGGGATGCGCACCATTGCCGAGGGCGTGGAGACAGAGGAGCAGTTTGAAACCTTGCGGCGCAAGGGCTGTGACGCCATTCAGGGCTACTGGTACAGCCGGCCGTTGCTGGGCGAGGATTTTTCCGCCTTTGTCAGGGCACACACATAG
- a CDS encoding methionine synthase, whose product MKKLLPTSTAGSLPKPSWLAQPETLWSPWKLQEEELIEGKQDALRVSLHEQLQAGIDIVSDGEQTRQHFVTTFIEHLDGVDFEKRKTVKIRDRYDASVPSVVGAVSRQKPVFVEDAKFLRQQTKQPIKWALPGPMTMIDTLYDDHYKSREKLAWEFAKILNQEARELEAAGVDIIQFDEPAFNVFFDEVNDWGIAALERAIEGLKCETAVHICYGYGIKANTDWKKTLGSEWRQYEEVFPKLQQSNIDIISLECQNSRVPMELIELIRGKKVMVGAIDVATNSIETPEEVANTLRKALEFVDADKLYPSTNCGMAPLSRRVARGKLEALSAGAEILRRELLAKGVAA is encoded by the coding sequence ATGAAAAAATTATTACCTACTTCCACTGCCGGAAGCTTACCCAAACCATCCTGGCTCGCACAACCCGAGACACTGTGGTCACCCTGGAAATTGCAAGAAGAGGAACTTATCGAAGGCAAACAGGATGCGCTGCGTGTGTCGCTGCATGAGCAGCTACAAGCAGGTATTGATATTGTCAGTGATGGCGAGCAAACGCGTCAGCATTTTGTCACTACCTTTATTGAACACCTCGACGGTGTCGATTTTGAAAAGCGCAAGACCGTTAAAATTCGTGACCGCTATGATGCGAGTGTGCCGTCGGTTGTGGGTGCCGTCAGTCGCCAAAAGCCGGTGTTTGTTGAAGATGCAAAATTTTTACGACAGCAGACCAAACAGCCCATTAAATGGGCACTGCCTGGCCCCATGACCATGATAGATACGCTCTATGATGATCATTATAAAAGTCGTGAAAAACTGGCCTGGGAATTCGCCAAAATACTCAATCAAGAGGCCAGGGAACTGGAAGCGGCGGGTGTTGATATTATCCAGTTTGATGAGCCGGCATTTAATGTGTTCTTTGATGAGGTCAATGACTGGGGGATTGCCGCCCTGGAAAGAGCCATTGAAGGCCTGAAATGTGAAACTGCCGTACACATTTGTTATGGCTATGGTATCAAGGCCAACACGGACTGGAAGAAAACCTTGGGCTCCGAGTGGAGACAATATGAAGAGGTCTTTCCCAAACTGCAACAGTCTAATATCGATATCATTTCGCTGGAATGTCAAAACTCTCGTGTTCCGATGGAGCTGATTGAGCTCATTCGAGGTAAAAAAGTAATGGTAGGGGCCATTGATGTGGCAACCAACAGCATTGAAACGCCGGAAGAAGTCGCCAATACGTTGCGAAAAGCACTTGAATTTGTGGATGCCGACAAGCTCTATCCCAGCACCAACTGTGGCATGGCTCCCTTGTCTCGCCGGGTAGCAAGAGGCAAGCTGGAGGCCTTGAGTGCGGGCGCAGAAATCCTTCGCAGAGAACTCCTGGCGAAGGGCGTTGCTGCCTAA
- a CDS encoding DUF1852 domain-containing protein — MSNEFTFTINSIAFDEHYQPSDSTRITTNFANLARGESRQENLRNALTMIDNRFNALANWDNPKGDRYSVELEIISVDMDVDSEGNGQSFPTIEVLKTNIVDNKTKKRIEGIVGNNFSSYVRDYDFSVLLLNHNKGKASFSIPDGFGDLHGKLFKCFVNSPAYKQHFTKLPVICLSVSDNKTYHQTENQHPVLGVEYLPNESSLTEQYFKKMGLKVRYFMPPHSVAPLAFFFFGDLLNDYSNLELISTISTMETFQKIYRPEIYNANAVAGKCYKPNLKNSDHSLTQIVYDREERSQLAIKQGKLAEENFIKPYQSVLEQWSASYAL, encoded by the coding sequence ATGAGTAACGAATTTACATTTACTATCAACAGCATTGCCTTCGACGAACATTATCAGCCGTCAGACAGTACGCGTATTACTACCAACTTCGCTAACCTTGCCAGAGGCGAGAGCCGTCAGGAGAACTTGCGCAACGCCTTAACGATGATTGATAATCGGTTTAATGCCCTGGCGAATTGGGATAACCCCAAAGGGGATCGTTATTCAGTCGAGCTTGAAATTATTTCTGTTGATATGGATGTTGATAGTGAAGGCAACGGCCAAAGTTTTCCCACGATTGAAGTTTTGAAAACAAATATTGTTGACAATAAAACAAAGAAACGTATTGAAGGTATTGTAGGTAATAACTTCTCCTCTTATGTTCGCGATTATGACTTTAGTGTATTGCTGTTGAATCATAATAAGGGTAAAGCCAGCTTTAGCATTCCAGATGGTTTTGGTGATCTGCATGGAAAGCTCTTTAAGTGCTTTGTGAATTCTCCTGCCTACAAACAACACTTTACTAAGCTACCTGTGATATGCCTCAGTGTTTCAGACAACAAGACCTATCATCAGACCGAAAATCAGCATCCCGTATTGGGTGTTGAATACCTGCCCAATGAGTCATCGCTGACGGAGCAATATTTCAAGAAGATGGGGCTGAAGGTGCGCTATTTTATGCCGCCACATAGCGTCGCGCCTCTGGCTTTCTTCTTCTTTGGCGATTTGCTGAACGATTACAGCAATCTCGAGCTCATCAGCACCATCAGTACGATGGAGACATTTCAGAAGATCTATCGGCCTGAGATTTATAATGCTAATGCCGTGGCAGGGAAATGTTACAAGCCTAACCTGAAAAACTCGGATCATTCGTTGACGCAAATTGTTTATGATCGAGAAGAACGTAGCCAGTTAGCGATCAAACAGGGAAAGCTTGCTGAGGAAAATTTCATTAAACCATACCAGTCTGTTCTGGAACAATGGTCTGCCAGTTACGCATTGTAA
- a CDS encoding LysR family transcriptional regulator produces MLERFHLEVLAAIKEQGTLTQAAESLNLSQSALSHSIKKLEGQLKTPVWQKEGRNLRLTNAGEQVLTLANRVLPQFKHTEHLLRQIATGEMGSLRIGMECHPCYQWLLKVIEPYLEKWPNVDIDVKQEFQFGGLGALYSYEIDILVTPDPLYKPNLTFIPVFDYEHRLVVASSHSLATQDSVMPDELNEEVLFSYPVEPERLDIYSQFLNPAKCSVKKHKTIETTEIMLQMVAAGRGVCALPGWLVDEFAKHMAIKSLRFGKHGIKKQIFLGVRKGEEQIHYLSDFIALAQNVR; encoded by the coding sequence ATGTTGGAGAGGTTTCATCTTGAAGTACTGGCAGCAATCAAAGAGCAAGGAACGTTAACTCAGGCTGCTGAGTCATTAAATTTATCTCAGTCTGCCTTGAGTCACAGCATTAAAAAGCTGGAAGGTCAGCTCAAAACACCTGTTTGGCAAAAAGAAGGCAGAAACTTGCGGCTTACCAATGCGGGTGAACAAGTATTGACTCTTGCGAACCGGGTATTGCCACAATTTAAACATACTGAGCATTTATTGCGCCAGATAGCGACAGGCGAAATGGGTTCACTGCGCATCGGCATGGAATGTCATCCTTGCTATCAATGGTTGTTAAAGGTCATTGAACCTTATCTTGAAAAATGGCCAAACGTTGATATTGACGTAAAGCAGGAATTTCAGTTCGGTGGCCTGGGTGCTCTCTATAGCTACGAGATAGATATCCTTGTTACTCCCGATCCCTTATATAAACCCAATCTGACGTTTATACCGGTATTTGATTATGAACACAGACTCGTCGTTGCATCATCCCATTCCCTTGCGACGCAAGACTCGGTTATGCCTGATGAGCTGAATGAAGAGGTGTTGTTCAGCTATCCGGTAGAGCCCGAGCGACTGGATATTTACAGTCAGTTCTTAAACCCCGCCAAATGTTCGGTCAAAAAGCACAAAACCATCGAAACGACGGAAATCATGTTGCAGATGGTGGCGGCAGGCAGAGGCGTATGTGCTCTCCCTGGTTGGCTAGTGGATGAATTTGCCAAACATATGGCCATTAAGAGCCTGCGATTCGGCAAGCATGGCATAAAAAAGCAAATCTTTTTGGGGGTGCGAAAAGGCGAAGAACAGATTCACTACCTGAGTGACTTCATTGCTCTGGCTCAGAATGTCAGGTAA
- a CDS encoding LysE family translocator — MVEILMYAFGIMYTPGPVNLLSLNAGLNGQGKRTVPFCVGVGVAMFLLFFVFGYSGALLPVAFQAVIGLFGGLYILWLALKIGKTAIQSTTPAKADDAKVGQAALSFRSGLLMQLCNPKAPVAILPIVTVQFPAVGISGAGIALWSVLLGGMALGAPGSYLLLGARLGKLIRTPAFFRMLNALMALLLVYVGCNIVNAQLGVFQGMS, encoded by the coding sequence ATGGTCGAGATACTCATGTATGCGTTTGGCATTATGTATACCCCAGGCCCGGTAAACCTGCTGAGCCTGAATGCCGGGCTGAACGGTCAGGGAAAGAGGACGGTTCCTTTTTGTGTTGGTGTGGGCGTGGCCATGTTTCTGCTGTTTTTTGTGTTCGGTTACAGCGGTGCCTTGCTGCCTGTAGCGTTTCAGGCCGTCATTGGGTTGTTCGGCGGCCTCTATATCTTATGGCTGGCACTTAAAATCGGGAAGACGGCCATTCAATCCACTACGCCGGCCAAGGCGGACGACGCCAAAGTGGGGCAAGCCGCCCTGTCGTTCCGTTCAGGCCTGCTGATGCAGTTATGTAACCCCAAGGCGCCGGTCGCAATCCTGCCGATTGTCACCGTTCAGTTTCCGGCTGTCGGTATCAGCGGAGCAGGTATTGCCTTATGGTCGGTACTGCTGGGGGGGATGGCGCTTGGAGCCCCGGGTAGCTACCTGCTGCTGGGCGCACGACTTGGCAAGCTCATTCGGACACCGGCTTTTTTTCGCATGCTTAATGCATTAATGGCGCTACTGCTGGTTTATGTTGGCTGCAATATCGTCAACGCCCAACTTGGAGTGTTTCAAGGCATGTCGTGA
- a CDS encoding AraC family transcriptional regulator, translated as MQQDNQFQYRKSKHLDQVMLLSALMHDFAYGKHAHEEYSLGITLAGRQDFFSNGMFHYSTPGNVIVFNPDVAHDGHSGTDDVLQYKMLYIHPEQLAPALAAAGVRRPHDFRIEDTLLKDGVLRAELLRLCTLIECDEAEPLVQESLLYSLAARIAQLHSDYSPNQTQQRVDSLLLRARDYIHAHVFDALSLEQISQQAALSKYHFLRLFRRQFGMTPYQYVLNCRLNRAREALAAGVQLDDVVHSFGFADLSHLNRRFKPVFGMTPRQYQQIVLNH; from the coding sequence ATGCAGCAGGACAACCAATTCCAATACCGCAAAAGCAAGCATCTGGACCAGGTGATGCTCCTGAGTGCGCTCATGCATGATTTCGCTTATGGCAAACATGCGCACGAAGAATACTCGCTGGGTATCACGCTCGCCGGTCGCCAGGACTTTTTCTCCAACGGCATGTTTCATTACAGCACGCCCGGCAACGTCATCGTTTTTAACCCGGACGTGGCCCACGATGGGCATTCCGGCACCGATGATGTGCTGCAATATAAAATGCTCTACATTCACCCCGAGCAGTTGGCTCCGGCCCTGGCGGCGGCAGGGGTAAGGCGACCGCATGATTTCAGAATCGAAGACACGCTGCTAAAAGATGGTGTGCTGCGCGCCGAACTGCTGCGTTTGTGCACCCTGATTGAATGCGATGAGGCCGAGCCACTGGTTCAGGAGAGCCTGCTTTACTCGTTAGCGGCGCGTATTGCCCAACTGCACAGCGATTACTCACCGAACCAGACCCAGCAGAGGGTTGACAGTCTGTTGCTAAGGGCGCGCGATTACATTCATGCCCATGTGTTTGACGCTCTTTCACTGGAGCAGATCAGCCAGCAGGCGGCGTTATCAAAGTATCACTTTTTGCGCTTGTTCCGGCGGCAGTTTGGCATGACACCGTATCAGTACGTGTTGAACTGCCGCCTCAATCGTGCCCGTGAAGCCCTGGCCGCAGGTGTACAGCTGGATGATGTGGTTCACTCTTTTGGTTTTGCCGACCTGAGTCATCTGAACCGCCGCTTCAAACCCGTTTTTGGCATGACCCCTCGTCAATATCAGCAAATCGTTTTGAATCACTGA
- a CDS encoding DUF6538 domain-containing protein, translated as MRVMATPWKHSESGYFYFRRQVPADILTVVGRCEWKVSLKTKDLSVAGFRLAAGSPYYQQFCSSLNATASL; from the coding sequence ATGCGTGTCATGGCTACACCGTGGAAGCATTCTGAGTCGGGGTACTTTTACTTTCGTCGTCAAGTGCCCGCCGATATTCTAACCGTCGTTGGTCGCTGTGAGTGGAAGGTATCACTCAAGACCAAAGACCTGTCTGTTGCCGGCTTTCGTCTTGCCGCTGGGTCGCCTTATTATCAGCAATTTTGTTCAAGTCTCAATGCAACCGCCTCCCTATAA
- the rnt gene encoding ribonuclease T, with the protein MTATTSANQLHERFRGYYPVVIDVETGGFNARTDALLEIAAITLKMDKNGWLSPDQTFHFHVTPFEGANLEPAALEFTGIDPWSALRGAVTERDALEQIFKGVRKGIKANHCQRAVIVAHNASFDHGFVMAAAERAELKRNPFHPFATFDTASLAGLALGQTVLAKACRAAGMSFDNKEAHSALYDTRKTAELFCTIVNRWKLLGGWPPAPADMPDFTDPEQQA; encoded by the coding sequence ATGACGGCAACAACTTCAGCCAACCAGCTTCACGAGCGTTTTCGGGGTTACTACCCTGTGGTGATCGACGTGGAAACCGGCGGCTTTAACGCCCGTACCGACGCCCTGCTGGAAATTGCCGCCATCACCCTGAAAATGGACAAAAATGGCTGGCTGAGCCCGGATCAGACCTTTCATTTTCATGTCACCCCCTTTGAAGGCGCCAACCTGGAGCCGGCGGCGCTGGAATTTACCGGCATTGATCCCTGGAGTGCCCTGCGCGGGGCCGTGACCGAGCGGGACGCCCTGGAGCAGATATTCAAGGGGGTGCGCAAGGGCATCAAGGCCAATCACTGCCAGCGCGCGGTGATCGTGGCCCACAACGCCTCCTTTGATCATGGCTTTGTCATGGCGGCGGCGGAACGTGCCGAGCTCAAGCGCAACCCCTTCCATCCTTTTGCCACCTTTGACACCGCCAGCCTCGCCGGCTTGGCCCTGGGCCAGACCGTGCTGGCCAAGGCCTGCCGCGCCGCCGGCATGAGCTTTGACAACAAGGAAGCCCACAGCGCCCTGTACGATACCCGCAAGACCGCCGAGCTGTTCTGCACCATCGTTAATCGCTGGAAGCTGCTGGGCGGCTGGCCCCCCGCCCCTGCCGACATGCCGGATTTCACCGACCCCGAGCAGCAGGCATAA